AAAATTAGTATTTCAAGATTTATTATTACCTGATTTAGACAGCAATAATTTTGCTGATATGTACGCTCAAACTATTGCCTATGGCTTATTTACTGCTAGAATTGGGCATCATGAAAAAACCCCCTTAGCCCCCCTTAATAAAGGAGAAAATAATAATAAAAGTCTCCCCTCTACTGTGGGAGAGGGGTTGGGGGTGAGGGCAGAAAATTTTAATGATGAGTTTAATGCGGAAACCGCTAGTTATTATTTGAGTGATAATATCCCCTTTTTAAAAGGTTTATTTGATACCGTTATTAGTACCAATATCGCTGAAAAAATTAAGTGGGCAATTTCCCTTTTAATCGAACTTTTAGCTAATGCGGATATGGGTAATATTTTAGAAAATTTTGGTAGGGAAACGAAAAGAGAAGATCCCGTTGTGCATTTTTACGAGACTTTTTTATCCGCTTATTCTGCTAAATTAAGAAAAAATCGTGGGGTTTATTATACACCCGAACCTGTCGTTTATTTCATCGTCAAAGCTGTTAATGATGTGTTAGAAACTTACTTCTATTTAGATGATGGTTTAGCTAATACTCATGTTAATATTTTAGATCCCGCTACGGGGACAGGTACTTTTTTATACGAGATAATTAAACAAATTTATGAAAATTTTAACCGTTATGGTGTTAGAAATTGGCACGAATTATTAAAGCAAAAACGAGTCTTAAAAAGATTATTTGGTTTTGAGTTATTGATGACTCCCTATACCATTGCTCATTTAAAATTAGGTTTATTATTAAAAACTTTAGGTTATCGGTTTCAAGAGAAAGAAAGGCTTAATATTTTTCTTACTAATAGCTTAGATGAAGGTATCAAAAAATCAGAATTACTATTTGCTGAATATATCTCCCAAGAGGCAAACCAAGCCGCCGAAGTTAAGACGGAAACGCCCATTAATGTTGTCATTGGTAATCCCCCTTATGCTGGACATTCCGCTAATAAAGGTAGTTGGATTGATGGTTTAATCAAAGATTATTACCAAGTAGATGGTATGGATTTAAACGAAAAAAATCCGAAATGGTTGCAAGATGACTATGTAAAATTTATCAGATTTGGGCAGTGGAGAATTGAAAAAACTGGAGCAGGAATTTTGGCTTTTGTTACCAATCATGGTTATTTAGATAATCCAACTTTTCGGGGAATGCGTCAACAGTTAATGAATAGTTTTGATTGCATTTATTTAATTAATTTGCATGGTAATGCTAAGAAAAAAGAAGTTTCTCCCGATGGCACTCCTGATAAAAATGTGTTTGATATTCAACAGGGAGTTGCTATAATTATCGCCGTTAAAGATATTCCTAAAGACAAAAGTTTTTTAACTTTTAAAGGTGAACCTCATACCATCAAAAACGGTATTTATTATTATGATATGTGGGGAAGTCGTGAGAGTAAATATCAACAGTTAAAAGAGTTAAATTTATATGAGATTAACTGGGAAACCGTTAACCCTCAATCCCCTTTTTATCTTTTTACTCCTCAAGATACTTTCTTGTTAGAAGAATATAACCAAGGGTGGAAAATTACTGATATTATGCCTATTAATGTCTTAGGTTTTCAAACTCATCGAGATCATTTTGCTATTGATTTTGATAGAGACAAATTATATAATCGCATTGAGGAAATGAGAGATAAGAATATTTCTGATGATGAATATTACGAAAAATATAATTTAAAAGATAACCGAGATTGGAAACTAAAAAAAGCACGTCAAGAGATAAAAAATGATCCACAATGGGAAGATAAATTAATTGATTGTTTATATCGTCCTTTTGATTGGCGTTTCTGTTATTTTAGTTATGTTGCAATGGATTATCCTAGACGTGAATTAATGAATCATGTTATGGGCAAAGATAATTTATGTTTATTAACTTCAAGACAACAAGCAAATATCGGTTATCGACATTGTTGGGTTGCAGATTTTCCTCCCGAATCTTGTGTTGTTTCTACAACAAGTAGAGAAGGAAATCAAGTTTTTCCCCTTTATATTTATCCTGATACAGAAAATGGACAAATTTTAACGCAACAAGAAGAAAAACAAGCCAATTTTTCTCCTGAATTTCTTAAAGCTATTACGGATAAATTGGGTTATACACCTTCCCCTGAGATAATTTTTTATTATATTTATGCAGTTTTACATTCTCCTAACTATCGTCAAAGATACGCTCAATTTTTAAAGATAGATTTTCCCCGTATTCCTCTGACTAATAATCCAGATTTATTTAAGCAATTAGCAGAAAAAGGAGAGATTTTAGTTAATCTTCATCTAATGAAAAAGTTACCGGATATTAAAACTACTATGTCTAATTTTATCAGTAACGACAATTTACCAATTTTTACTCAAGAAAAGGGAGAATTTCACTATCAAGGGGATGATAAAAATGAGGTGACGCAGGTTAAATATGATGAAAATAAGCAACAAGTTATGATTAATAAAGATTGCTATTTTTGTGATGTGAATAAGTCGTTATGGGAGTTTAAAATTGGCGGTTATCAGGTGTTGGAAAAATGGTTAAAGGATAGAAAAAAAGAAAATATTAGTCTCACAGAAAAGGATATTATTCACTATCAAAATATCTTAATTGTTTTACAGAAGACGATGGAAGTTATGAGGGAAATTGATGATATTTATAAATTCTGAATCATGCTTTACGAAACTTAATTAATTTAATCCCTAAAAAGCATCTAATATTTAAGTATAAATATAGGTAAAAACTATGGGTAAAACTGTTGTTATCGATCCTGTAACTCGCATCGAAGGTCATGCCAAAATATCCATTTATTTAGATGATCAAGGAGAAGTAAATAATGCCCGTTTTCATGTGGTAGAGTTTCGGGGTTTTGAAAAATTCTGCGAAGGTCGCCCCATGTTTGAAATGGCTGGAATTACTGCCCGTATTTGTGGAATTTGCCCTGTTAGTCATCTCCTCGCCTCCGCCAAAACTGGGGATAAAATTCTCGGTGTTAAAATTCTTCCCAGTGCGGAAAAACTGCGCCGTTTAATGAATTTAGCACAAATTACCCAATCCCACGCCCTTTCTTTTTTCCATCTTAGTAGCCCTGATTTTCTCCTCGGTTGGGATAGCAACCCCTCGACTCGTAATGTTTTTGGCTTAATGGCGGCTGATCCTGATTTGGCTCGTGCGGGTATTCGTTTACGCAGTTTTGGACAGAATATAATTGAATTACTGGGAGCAAGAAAAATTCATGCGGCATGGGCTGTGCCGGGAGGAGTGCGATCGCCTCTTTCTGAGTCTGGGCGACAGTGGATTATGGAAAATCTCCCTGAAGCGAAGCAAACCACTGAATTAGCTTTAAGTCTGCTTAAAAAGCTCTTAGATAGTCAATTAATCACGGAAATTGATACTTTTGGCAAATTTGACTCTTTATTTATGAGTTTGGTGGCGGACAACGGTAATTGGGAACACTACGGCGGACATATTCGCTTTGTAGATAGTCAAGGAAATATAGTTGCTGACAAGCTCAGTGAAGACAATTATCAAGATTATTTGGGGGAAGCGGTAGAAAGTTGGTCTTATCTCAAGTTTCCCTATTACAAACCTTTAGGCTACCCTGACGGTATATACAGAGTTGGTCCCCTTGCTCGTTTAAATGTCTGCGATCGCATCGGCACACCCCAAGCGGATCAAGAATTAAGGGAATTTCGTCACCGTGCGGGAGGACGAATCGCAACATCTTCTTTCTTTTACCACTATGCCCGTTTATTAGAAATTGTTGTTTGTTTAGAACATATTGAAATACTTATGAATGATCCTGATTTATTATCCCCCAAAGTGCGATCGCAAGCAGGAATTAACTTTTTAGAAGGTATTGGGGTAAGTGAAGCTCCCCGTGGCACACTTTTTCATCATTATCAAGTGGACGAAAACGGCTTAATTAAAAAAGTCAATTTGATTATTGCCACAGGGCAAAATAATCTCGTCATGAATAAAACCGTCACCCAGATAGCCAAACATTATATTCATGGTCTTGATATACCAGAAGAAATGCTCAACCGTGTAGAGGCAGGAATACGCTGTTTTGACCCTTGTTTGAGTTGTTCCACCCATGCCATCGGACAAATGCCCTTACAAATCGAATTAGTATCTTCCAAGGGAGAAGTTATCAATACCTGTCAAAGAGATTAATCAAAGTTCAGGGTTAGTTGAGGGATAAAGGCGTGGCTGTTTCACTCTAAAATCTTTGTTTAAGAGGGAGTAATGAGTAATGAGTTTTGATAATTTATTATGATTAATTGATTGTTTCAAGATTTTTGATTCTTACTTAAAATCTGCAAGTCAAAAATCCCCCCATCTCCCTCTCCCCTTATCTCCCGCTCTTTTTTCTTTCTCGAAAATGAAACAGCCCTGGGGATAAAGGAGGGTTTGTCTTTTGCCCTTTTAACTTCAAATACTGATGATAAAGACATTTCCCCTTCCTTCGGGATTATTTTCCACTCTAATAGTTCCATTATGAGCTTCGATCGCCATTTTACAAAAAGATAAACCTAAACCAATTTGTTTTACTCCTTTGACAGATTCTCCAATTTGATATTTCTTAAAAATGAACTCTTTTTGTTGATCAGAAATAGTTTTTCCAGAATCAATAATTTTGATCTCAAAACTATGATCAAAGTAATTTAATTCACAAATAATGTTACTATTTTCAGAAGAAAATTTAACAGCATTAGATAATAAA
This is a stretch of genomic DNA from Cyanobacterium aponinum PCC 10605. It encodes these proteins:
- a CDS encoding type ISP restriction/modification enzyme, which produces MDVNYYLQEIENILQKGSERSHYPTLKTFIDTAMLGVSAVIEEKGNQAGIPDFTVRKNHRVIGYIEAKKISENLDLILETEQLQRYLDSAIALNFVLTNFLEFRWYKNGKLQQKIIIGEVKNNQIIATKEADKFIDLIHNFLSNEGKIINNYTELAMEMATVTKALCYSIESALKQENETGELRQLKLVFQDLLLPDLDSNNFADMYAQTIAYGLFTARIGHHEKTPLAPLNKGENNNKSLPSTVGEGLGVRAENFNDEFNAETASYYLSDNIPFLKGLFDTVISTNIAEKIKWAISLLIELLANADMGNILENFGRETKREDPVVHFYETFLSAYSAKLRKNRGVYYTPEPVVYFIVKAVNDVLETYFYLDDGLANTHVNILDPATGTGTFLYEIIKQIYENFNRYGVRNWHELLKQKRVLKRLFGFELLMTPYTIAHLKLGLLLKTLGYRFQEKERLNIFLTNSLDEGIKKSELLFAEYISQEANQAAEVKTETPINVVIGNPPYAGHSANKGSWIDGLIKDYYQVDGMDLNEKNPKWLQDDYVKFIRFGQWRIEKTGAGILAFVTNHGYLDNPTFRGMRQQLMNSFDCIYLINLHGNAKKKEVSPDGTPDKNVFDIQQGVAIIIAVKDIPKDKSFLTFKGEPHTIKNGIYYYDMWGSRESKYQQLKELNLYEINWETVNPQSPFYLFTPQDTFLLEEYNQGWKITDIMPINVLGFQTHRDHFAIDFDRDKLYNRIEEMRDKNISDDEYYEKYNLKDNRDWKLKKARQEIKNDPQWEDKLIDCLYRPFDWRFCYFSYVAMDYPRRELMNHVMGKDNLCLLTSRQQANIGYRHCWVADFPPESCVVSTTSREGNQVFPLYIYPDTENGQILTQQEEKQANFSPEFLKAITDKLGYTPSPEIIFYYIYAVLHSPNYRQRYAQFLKIDFPRIPLTNNPDLFKQLAEKGEILVNLHLMKKLPDIKTTMSNFISNDNLPIFTQEKGEFHYQGDDKNEVTQVKYDENKQQVMINKDCYFCDVNKSLWEFKIGGYQVLEKWLKDRKKENISLTEKDIIHYQNILIVLQKTMEVMREIDDIYKF
- a CDS encoding Ni/Fe hydrogenase subunit alpha produces the protein MGKTVVIDPVTRIEGHAKISIYLDDQGEVNNARFHVVEFRGFEKFCEGRPMFEMAGITARICGICPVSHLLASAKTGDKILGVKILPSAEKLRRLMNLAQITQSHALSFFHLSSPDFLLGWDSNPSTRNVFGLMAADPDLARAGIRLRSFGQNIIELLGARKIHAAWAVPGGVRSPLSESGRQWIMENLPEAKQTTELALSLLKKLLDSQLITEIDTFGKFDSLFMSLVADNGNWEHYGGHIRFVDSQGNIVADKLSEDNYQDYLGEAVESWSYLKFPYYKPLGYPDGIYRVGPLARLNVCDRIGTPQADQELREFRHRAGGRIATSSFFYHYARLLEIVVCLEHIEILMNDPDLLSPKVRSQAGINFLEGIGVSEAPRGTLFHHYQVDENGLIKKVNLIIATGQNNLVMNKTVTQIAKHYIHGLDIPEEMLNRVEAGIRCFDPCLSCSTHAIGQMPLQIELVSSKGEVINTCQRD